The Candidatus Neomarinimicrobiota bacterium genome includes the window GGATATGCTTTCACCTACTCCATAGATTCAAAGGATGATTTAATTGAATACGTTAAAAACCAGGAAAGCCACCATGACAAAAAGTCCTTTATAGAGGAACTGAAAGAACTTCTTATGGAACATGAGAAAGCACGCATATTTCATGAGGGCGTACAAAAGGTGCATTTCTTTATGAAATATGCTGGGTAAAGTTTGATGAAAAATATTTGCTTTAGTATTGTTCAACCCCTCCGGGGTTGCAATTATTGTGGTTCATATACCACGGGTTTCACCCGTGGCTATTCGGATTATTCCCCTTCAGGGAATCTGGATCTGAGTAAAAGATGGAAGCTTCCTGACAATCCAACTAACTCTGAGGTACGCATTATGACGATGAACCAAAAAAAAGAGGTGGTCACAATTTGTGACCACCTAGCGAATCTGAAGTATTCACCTCATTTACCATTTGTATTCACAGAACATGGTGCTCTGATGGCTGCTACAATATTGAATACAGAAAGATCTATTCAGGTTAGTTTATTTGTAATCAGAGCTTTTGTGAAATTGCGAGAGCTGGTAGCAACTCATAAAGAGCTGGCCTTAAAATTTAATGAGTTGGAATCGAAAGTTGGAGAGCATGATCACGCCATTATGCAATTGATGCGGACTATTCGACAATTAATGGAACCTAGTTCGTCCAGAAGAAAACTCGAATTGGGTTTTAACCTATTGGTTTTGCTATGATTGAAACTTCAAAGTCACTATCAATCTCAACTCAAGATCAGGCATTCATTGATCGTATTGCAAATCGAATCTATGATTCAGGGTTCGTGACAGCTGCCGTGTTTGCCCTGGAAATGGTCAAACCTTTAGCTTTGCTAGGCAGTCATACCATGATATTTTTCGGGCCTATAGTAAGCGCATTCATCAAGGCGGATGGTTACTATCGTGCCGCAGAGTTGTTCGAGGAACCTCGTAACGTCGAATTATTGATTACGAAGGTCGAACAGCTGGAGGAAGCACAACAAAACAAGCAAACGGAGAAGCACAGTGAAAGATAAACAATTCTGGTCTGTTGCCGGTATCATCTTCGCCCTATTCATGATCTACTGGTTTGCGGGACATCCTTATTTTGTCGCGGAACGTAGTGTCATGTTTTGGGCTATTCTCATCGTTGGTGGTATTTTGATCTATTCAACACGCATGGCAAAACGAGGAGAAAAGATTTTCCTGCGTAGTATTCCTGGTCTGAAAGCCGTGGAAGAAGCAGTTGGACGCTCCACTGAAATGGGAAAACCAGTACTCTACGTTCCTGGTATCGTGGATATGGATCAGGTAGAGACTGTGGCTGGTGTGGTGGTTCTGGGACATGTGGCCAAAATGACGGCTCGTTATGAAACCAGTCTGAATGTACCTGTTGCACGTGCCATCGTGATGAAAGCTGCTCGGGAATCCTGTCGGGAATCCTATTTGATCGAAGGTCGCCCAGATCTGTTTCATGATGATATGGTGCATTATCTGACTGATGATCAGTTTGCCTACGCCGCCGGTGTGAACGGCATCATGATCCGTGAAGAACCCGCTGCCTGTCTGTATATGGGTAAATTTTATGCTGAATCATTGTTACTTGCAGAAACCGGAAATTCCATCGGTGCTATTCAGATCGCCGGTACTGCTTCTCCTTCACAGATTCCTTTCTTTGTGACCGCTTGCGATTATACGCTTATCGGTGAAGAATTCTTTGCTGCCAGTGCCTACCTGTCGCAGGAACCAGAACTGATGGGTGGTGTCAAAGGTCAGGATTATCTCAAAATTCTGGTCATCGCAGTTACCATATTAGCAACGTTATTTAACTTTTTTCATGATCTGAATTGGATCTCCTGGGATGTCCTGGGATATCTAACAGTACAATAGGAGGTCTCATATGTTCATGAAAAGACAATTGCCCATAGCTATTGCCGCCACCATTGGTTTTATCACTCTGTTCGGCTGGTTTGTGGAAGAACCAACGATCAAATCCTTTGTGGATGATGATGCGACCCAGTGGTTTGATATTTTAGCCAGCTTCGCCATGTTTCTCGGAGCCCTCAACCTGTTGAAAATGCAGGCTA containing:
- a CDS encoding DUF6754 domain-containing protein is translated as MKDKQFWSVAGIIFALFMIYWFAGHPYFVAERSVMFWAILIVGGILIYSTRMAKRGEKIFLRSIPGLKAVEEAVGRSTEMGKPVLYVPGIVDMDQVETVAGVVVLGHVAKMTARYETSLNVPVARAIVMKAARESCRESYLIEGRPDLFHDDMVHYLTDDQFAYAAGVNGIMIREEPAACLYMGKFYAESLLLAETGNSIGAIQIAGTASPSQIPFFVTACDYTLIGEEFFAASAYLSQEPELMGGVKGQDYLKILVIAVTILATLFNFFHDLNWISWDVLGYLTVQ